A single Notoacmeibacter ruber DNA region contains:
- a CDS encoding App1 family protein yields the protein MGSNWSAWLRRKIHYAEGHLDKHRRSLRRRLGLVKPAIIQPYIGFGTSERLWFRGRVIENRGEIEHLNSHSLLTNLRYTYKRYSSREIPGARIAWTLGSQSGEMVTDDEGYFDVTIAPGEDFDEIGPWQNVDVSLVNAGDAEAPPLEARCRIRTPRPEAQFGIISDIDDTIVKTGAFNFLKHWRTVVSHSAAGRQVLPGTSALYTALAEGSAGPETNPVVYVSSSPWNLADLFERFMALNNIPLGPMLLKDFGLDETKWFTGGHSGHKGKMIERVMTTWPDLNFILIGDSGQRDADIYADVIEKHEGRVMAVFIRDVAHVNDQHIERLKKVAEAAGIPVAVTDDLSAASEICTRQGWIDEGENRQVQVEIEEIEKNDEAWLHRHVDG from the coding sequence ATGGGATCGAACTGGTCGGCCTGGCTGCGGCGAAAAATTCATTATGCGGAAGGCCATCTCGATAAGCATCGCCGTTCGCTGAGACGCCGCCTAGGCCTCGTCAAGCCGGCGATCATCCAGCCTTATATCGGCTTTGGAACATCCGAACGGCTCTGGTTTCGGGGGCGGGTGATCGAAAATCGCGGCGAGATCGAACATCTTAACAGCCACTCACTGCTCACCAATCTGCGCTACACCTATAAACGCTATTCGAGCCGGGAAATTCCGGGCGCACGCATTGCGTGGACGCTCGGTAGCCAGAGTGGCGAGATGGTCACCGACGATGAAGGCTATTTCGACGTCACGATCGCGCCCGGCGAGGATTTCGATGAAATCGGTCCCTGGCAGAATGTCGATGTTTCGCTTGTCAATGCCGGGGATGCCGAGGCGCCGCCCCTAGAAGCGCGCTGCCGCATACGCACGCCCCGTCCGGAGGCGCAGTTCGGCATCATCTCCGATATTGACGATACCATCGTGAAGACCGGCGCGTTCAATTTCCTGAAGCACTGGCGAACCGTGGTGTCGCATTCCGCAGCGGGCCGGCAGGTGCTGCCCGGCACATCGGCTCTCTACACCGCACTTGCCGAAGGATCGGCCGGGCCGGAAACCAACCCTGTGGTCTACGTTTCGTCCAGTCCTTGGAACCTGGCGGACCTTTTCGAACGCTTCATGGCCCTCAATAACATTCCGCTCGGGCCGATGCTTCTGAAGGATTTCGGACTGGACGAAACCAAATGGTTCACCGGCGGTCATTCGGGGCACAAGGGCAAGATGATCGAGCGGGTGATGACGACCTGGCCGGATCTGAATTTCATCCTGATCGGCGATTCCGGCCAGAGGGATGCGGATATCTACGCCGATGTCATCGAGAAACATGAAGGACGCGTCATGGCGGTGTTTATCCGCGACGTGGCGCATGTGAACGACCAGCATATCGAAAGATTGAAGAAAGTGGCCGAGGCGGCGGGAATTCCCGTGGCGGTGACCGACGATCTTTCTGCCGCGTCGGAGATCTGTACCCGTCAAGGTTGGATCGACGAGGGCGAGAACCGACAGGTTCAGGTCGAGATCGAAGAGATCGAGAAGAATGACGAGGCGTGGCTCCATCGCCATGTCGATGGGTGA
- a CDS encoding DUF4260 domain-containing protein: MGTTWLLRAEGLALFIAATLFYFHLPAPASWWIFLIFFLAPDLSMLGYLAGPKAGAAAYNAVHTTIGPILLAMAAWATGLPFALDAAAIWLAHIGIDRALGYGLKHRTGFKHTHLE; this comes from the coding sequence ATGGGAACCACATGGCTGCTGCGCGCCGAGGGTCTTGCGCTCTTCATCGCTGCGACACTCTTCTATTTTCACCTGCCCGCGCCGGCCTCCTGGTGGATTTTTCTTATCTTCTTTCTGGCGCCGGACCTTTCCATGCTGGGGTATCTCGCCGGTCCGAAGGCAGGCGCCGCCGCCTATAATGCTGTCCACACCACCATCGGCCCGATCCTGCTGGCCATGGCGGCCTGGGCCACCGGCTTGCCCTTCGCATTGGACGCCGCTGCCATCTGGTTGGCTCATATCGGGATTGATCGCGCCCTCGGCTACGGTCTGAAGCACCGAACCGGGTTCAAGCACACCCATCTCGAATGA
- a CDS encoding VWA domain-containing protein → MKRWTIIMRHDLFSAFRSFLGDRRANFGIMTALLVVPLLIAVTIPIDTVRALSVRTVVRQASDAAALAAATSNLPSKVARKDLADAVFQSNLSAAQLDLNISSAQLKESSSAGGSEPDTFTYEVVATVGDGATILPIGTLFEANIASVVKTGNQKIDIALVLDNSGSMRERDGTSSTRMAELQTAANAFVDQFSGNNQVKMAVVPFDSQVRVNTTVGIGDVINPYEEVNCEEDFESGTPELEMCLENQTTTTYTEEITTTPEFEMDCSLLTGATSYETQWCNSGKLGFNLPEEEQGRWVVGSERGTECVEWGWYWFTRYCKRERYTDTYELDSRVYVAEKKSNGRYQIARYSGTCQANRSYNQGDWTPCGTVHSYERIIFDQPEPAPVTQTVTRTVTAFSNGPRQDKDESDPTRTPDADLIYTGTETYDGCYTDRAQPYDITGYTMPNPNTETKLRRAQCANDSLSYTAGLTNQHHTVKSTIDGMTPAGWTNITIGMAWGMEALSQTPPLTGARSSNTTRKIIVLMTDGENTQNYWKNVNVRMGNRWVVSQTVLNSINARTLAACQTAKDQGVEIYTVNLVDADSSLLSQCATDPANALTAIRGGLEDAFKDVANQIKRTYLAG, encoded by the coding sequence ATGAAACGATGGACAATCATCATGCGGCACGACCTTTTCTCTGCTTTCCGCTCTTTCCTCGGCGATCGCCGAGCCAATTTCGGCATCATGACGGCACTGCTCGTAGTGCCGCTTCTGATCGCGGTCACCATTCCAATCGACACGGTGCGCGCACTGAGCGTGCGGACCGTCGTACGCCAGGCATCGGATGCGGCTGCCCTTGCTGCCGCGACCTCCAACCTCCCATCCAAGGTGGCGCGAAAAGACCTGGCCGACGCTGTGTTCCAGTCCAATCTGAGTGCCGCGCAACTCGACCTAAATATCTCCTCGGCGCAACTGAAGGAGAGCAGCAGCGCAGGCGGCTCGGAGCCGGACACCTTCACTTATGAAGTCGTTGCTACTGTTGGCGACGGGGCGACGATCCTGCCGATCGGCACGCTTTTCGAAGCCAACATCGCGTCAGTCGTCAAAACGGGCAATCAGAAGATCGATATCGCTCTCGTTCTCGATAATTCTGGCTCAATGCGCGAAAGAGACGGCACATCGAGCACGCGCATGGCCGAACTGCAGACGGCAGCCAACGCTTTCGTCGACCAGTTCAGCGGCAATAACCAGGTCAAGATGGCCGTTGTGCCATTCGATTCGCAGGTCAGGGTCAACACCACGGTTGGCATCGGCGACGTCATCAATCCCTATGAAGAGGTCAACTGCGAAGAAGATTTCGAGTCGGGCACTCCAGAACTGGAAATGTGCTTGGAGAACCAGACGACGACGACCTACACCGAAGAGATCACCACAACACCTGAATTTGAAATGGATTGCAGCTTGCTTACCGGCGCCACGTCCTATGAGACACAATGGTGCAATAGCGGCAAGCTGGGCTTCAACCTGCCGGAAGAAGAGCAGGGGCGTTGGGTCGTAGGTTCCGAGCGTGGGACGGAATGCGTGGAGTGGGGTTGGTACTGGTTCACCAGATACTGCAAGCGCGAACGCTACACCGACACGTACGAACTCGATTCTCGCGTTTATGTGGCTGAGAAGAAAAGTAATGGCCGCTACCAGATCGCTCGCTATAGCGGGACTTGCCAAGCCAATCGGAGCTACAATCAGGGCGATTGGACGCCCTGCGGTACCGTCCACAGTTACGAGCGTATCATTTTCGATCAGCCAGAACCCGCACCCGTCACCCAGACCGTCACCCGGACTGTCACCGCATTTTCGAACGGCCCACGCCAGGACAAGGACGAGTCCGATCCGACCCGTACCCCGGACGCGGATCTGATTTACACCGGCACCGAAACCTATGATGGCTGCTACACCGATCGCGCACAGCCCTATGATATCACAGGCTACACGATGCCGAACCCGAACACTGAGACGAAGCTGCGTCGGGCCCAATGTGCCAATGACAGCCTGAGTTATACAGCGGGGCTCACCAACCAGCACCATACCGTCAAATCGACGATTGATGGTATGACGCCGGCAGGCTGGACCAACATCACGATCGGCATGGCCTGGGGTATGGAGGCTCTGTCTCAAACGCCGCCGCTGACCGGTGCACGCAGCAGCAATACGACCCGCAAGATCATCGTCCTGATGACAGACGGCGAAAACACCCAGAACTATTGGAAGAACGTCAATGTAAGAATGGGCAACAGATGGGTGGTCAGTCAAACCGTACTGAACTCGATCAACGCACGGACGCTGGCCGCCTGTCAGACGGCCAAAGACCAGGGAGTCGAAATCTATACCGTCAATCTTGTTGACGCTGACTCTTCGCTCTTGTCTCAATGCGCGACTGACCCCGCCAACGCGCTGACTGCCATTCGCGGCGGGCTCGAAGACGCCTTCAAGGATGTCGCGAACCAGATCAAACGCACCTATCTAGCAGGCTGA
- the trmD gene encoding tRNA (guanosine(37)-N1)-methyltransferase TrmD produces the protein MSFAATIVTLYPEMFPGHLGHSLAGRGLAEGAWSLQTVHLRQFGHGKHRAVDDTPAGGGAGMVLRPDCLAAAIDSADLHNEMPRLLMSPRGKPLTQGFVRELAAGPGALIVCGRFEGVDERVIEARNLIEVSVGDYILSGGEAAALTLLDAVIRLLPGVMGNEESGTEESFETGLLEHPHYTKPSEWEGLAVPDILKSGNHAAIDAWRRREAEKLTADRRPDLLPGTDLDHTE, from the coding sequence ATGAGCTTCGCCGCGACGATCGTCACGCTCTATCCAGAGATGTTTCCTGGTCATCTCGGTCACTCCCTTGCCGGCAGGGGACTGGCAGAGGGCGCATGGTCTCTCCAAACCGTCCATTTGCGGCAATTCGGCCACGGCAAGCATCGAGCGGTCGACGATACGCCGGCCGGTGGCGGTGCCGGCATGGTGCTGCGGCCCGACTGCCTTGCCGCCGCGATAGACAGCGCGGACCTGCACAACGAGATGCCGCGGCTCCTGATGAGCCCCCGCGGCAAACCGTTGACGCAGGGCTTTGTGCGTGAACTCGCTGCGGGGCCCGGTGCCCTCATCGTGTGTGGACGCTTTGAAGGCGTTGATGAACGTGTCATCGAAGCGCGCAATCTCATCGAGGTGTCTGTCGGCGACTACATCCTCTCCGGCGGTGAAGCTGCGGCTCTCACCCTGCTTGATGCCGTTATCCGCCTCCTGCCGGGCGTGATGGGCAATGAGGAGAGCGGCACCGAGGAAAGTTTCGAGACGGGCCTTCTGGAACATCCGCACTATACCAAACCTTCGGAGTGGGAAGGTTTGGCAGTGCCGGATATTCTGAAGAGCGGCAACCACGCGGCGATCGACGCCTGGCGACGCCGGGAAGCCGAAAAGCTGACGGCAGACCGCCGGCCGGACCTTCTGCCAGGAACCGATTTGGACCACACCGAATGA
- a CDS encoding VWA domain-containing protein, with protein MTMLLSLALRLLRDRRGNFAMMTAVLAVPVLFSVAAAIDMTRLMSVKETVRHAADAAALAAASSNLTTETERQQLADKIFHANIDLQKVGPLIKANNLEETGGGGIPRQYVYTVDLSLSDSATLIPIDNFWNANIEAVVQAADEQLDIALVLDNSGSMREYDARTTTRMSELITAAQSFIDVFASDGSTQIAVIPFDSQVKVDLPAISAFAGVQQNPYAEVDCSDPDIAPADVELCTANQTTTTDTTTVVTDAKPFSMNCGLLVGATDLEQSWCEMGRPGFNLPASSTGAYVTGVKRGRFCFIFCIVGYGVEASQYTATVVDGRYKIARRSEECATYFRYEVGDASPCALHDDTFGIIFNQPAPEPTTETITNTTTAYSITPGTAKAEGEIAPNASLLSQDMDAYEGCVIDRRTDYDVTGFVVPQPDSESEYPKANCATNTLATVTGLGTDFASLKNAVGAMQPSHNTNITIGVAWGMEALSAAPPLTGVRPNSRKVMVIMTDGENTQNRWIDARYVSNGRTLIDQSKSAEIDEKTLAACAIAKGQGIEIYTLNLLDADSAMLASCSNGEDYSYTADRGELIKTFEAIGRKIKRIHLTG; from the coding sequence ATGACGATGCTTCTCTCTCTCGCCCTTCGGCTGCTGCGCGACCGCCGGGGCAATTTCGCCATGATGACGGCAGTCCTCGCGGTCCCTGTCCTCTTCTCGGTGGCTGCTGCGATCGACATGACACGTCTGATGAGTGTGAAGGAAACCGTCCGGCATGCCGCCGACGCGGCGGCGCTGGCAGCCGCAAGCTCCAATCTCACGACCGAGACGGAACGCCAGCAGCTGGCAGACAAGATATTTCACGCCAATATCGACCTTCAGAAAGTCGGCCCCCTCATCAAGGCCAACAATCTGGAGGAGACCGGCGGCGGTGGAATCCCGCGACAATATGTCTACACGGTCGATCTTTCGCTGAGTGACAGCGCCACACTCATACCGATCGACAATTTCTGGAATGCCAATATCGAAGCGGTGGTCCAGGCCGCGGATGAGCAGCTTGATATCGCCCTGGTTCTCGATAATTCCGGTTCGATGCGCGAATATGACGCCCGCACCACCACGCGGATGAGTGAGCTCATCACCGCCGCCCAATCCTTTATCGACGTCTTTGCTTCCGACGGCAGCACTCAGATCGCGGTCATCCCCTTCGATTCACAGGTGAAGGTCGACCTGCCCGCGATCAGCGCCTTTGCCGGCGTTCAGCAAAATCCTTATGCCGAGGTCGATTGCTCGGATCCGGATATCGCGCCGGCGGATGTCGAGCTATGCACCGCCAATCAGACCACGACGACGGATACCACCACAGTCGTCACTGATGCCAAGCCGTTCTCGATGAATTGCGGACTGCTTGTCGGCGCCACGGATCTGGAACAGAGCTGGTGCGAAATGGGCCGGCCGGGGTTCAACCTGCCAGCTTCCAGCACCGGCGCCTATGTTACGGGCGTCAAGCGCGGTCGTTTCTGCTTCATTTTCTGCATCGTCGGTTACGGCGTCGAGGCTAGCCAGTATACGGCCACTGTCGTGGACGGCCGTTACAAGATCGCGCGGCGCAGCGAAGAATGCGCGACCTATTTTCGCTATGAAGTCGGCGACGCGAGCCCGTGCGCTTTGCATGATGATACGTTCGGCATAATCTTCAACCAGCCTGCCCCGGAACCGACCACGGAAACCATCACGAATACCACCACCGCCTATTCCATCACGCCCGGCACGGCGAAGGCGGAAGGCGAGATTGCCCCGAATGCAAGCCTTCTTTCGCAGGATATGGACGCCTATGAGGGCTGCGTAATTGACCGGCGTACCGACTATGATGTCACCGGTTTCGTGGTTCCTCAACCGGATTCAGAAAGCGAATATCCGAAAGCCAATTGCGCGACGAATACCTTGGCGACGGTGACCGGACTAGGCACCGATTTCGCTTCGCTGAAGAACGCGGTCGGCGCTATGCAGCCTTCCCACAATACCAATATCACCATCGGAGTCGCCTGGGGGATGGAGGCCCTGTCCGCCGCGCCGCCCCTGACAGGTGTTCGGCCGAATAGCCGCAAGGTCATGGTCATCATGACCGATGGCGAGAACACCCAAAACCGCTGGATCGACGCCCGCTATGTCTCGAACGGCAGGACCCTGATCGACCAGTCGAAAAGCGCAGAGATCGACGAGAAGACGCTTGCGGCCTGCGCGATCGCCAAGGGTCAGGGGATCGAGATCTATACGCTGAACCTGCTCGATGCGGATTCCGCCATGCTGGCGAGCTGTTCGAACGGCGAAGATTACAGCTACACCGCCGATCGGGGCGAATTGATCAAGACATTCGAAGCGATCGGCCGGAAGATCAAGCGCATTCACCTGACCGGTTGA
- the msrA gene encoding peptide-methionine (S)-S-oxide reductase MsrA: MARPFKLALVLAIALPGAGFATSALAETAIFAGGCFWCVESDFDKVPGVQETISGYIGGTTDNPTYKTYGSGGHREAVKITYDAQKVSYDQLVDALLHSIDVTDDGGQFCDRGHGYSSAIYPLSAEQAKTAEEVKAQAEQQLGQTIVTPVEQPVSSADFTAAEDYHQNYYQKDDFKLSPGGLTAKAAYKYYRAACGRDDRIRDVWGEEAFRGIPGLS; encoded by the coding sequence ATGGCCCGACCATTCAAATTGGCTCTTGTGCTCGCCATCGCGCTTCCCGGCGCCGGCTTTGCCACGTCCGCGCTCGCGGAAACGGCGATCTTTGCCGGCGGCTGCTTCTGGTGCGTCGAAAGCGATTTCGACAAGGTTCCCGGCGTGCAGGAAACCATTTCAGGCTATATTGGCGGTACGACCGACAATCCGACTTACAAAACCTACGGTTCGGGCGGGCATCGCGAAGCCGTGAAGATTACCTATGATGCCCAGAAGGTCAGCTATGATCAGCTCGTCGATGCGCTGCTTCACAGCATCGACGTCACCGATGATGGCGGGCAGTTCTGCGACCGTGGCCATGGATATAGCTCGGCGATCTATCCGCTTTCGGCTGAGCAGGCGAAGACAGCGGAGGAGGTCAAGGCACAGGCCGAGCAGCAGCTTGGACAGACGATCGTCACGCCCGTGGAGCAGCCTGTTTCTTCAGCCGACTTCACGGCCGCAGAAGACTATCACCAGAATTACTATCAGAAAGACGACTTCAAGCTCTCGCCGGGCGGCCTGACGGCGAAGGCGGCCTACAAGTACTATCGCGCTGCGTGCGGACGTGACGACCGCATTCGCGATGTCTGGGGCGAAGAAGCCTTTCGTGGCATTCCGGGCCTCAGCTAA
- a CDS encoding TraB/GumN family protein yields MTMIHAYLSRISGPVIIFASAVHGLLFLAFLASLILLDPQAARAAEEPPRCEGRDLYAELQKTDPEAAAEAERTFAATPNNKGLFWRIEKEGAAPSHLFGTIHTTDPRTLTLPKPVGAALDEADVFVMETADARSKLSASLAMARHPSLFVYTDGKSAFDELDEEQAKALRAALAKRDIDPSTATKLKPWLIVGMLAAPPCELKRKAAGLEFLDNTLADRAEEDGKDIEGLESMVDQMRALADMPMESHLDSLANAAEMDDYAADMVETLTIRYLNEDTGLVMPALEAIGENIQGPLSAEQQAAAAAFEKNVLTGRNHTMADAAEPLLADGNAFIAIGALHLPGREGVVALLRDAGWTVTRVPLDTTN; encoded by the coding sequence ATGACCATGATTCACGCCTACCTCTCCCGGATATCGGGCCCTGTCATCATTTTTGCGAGCGCCGTGCATGGCTTGCTGTTTCTGGCTTTTCTCGCCAGCCTGATATTGCTCGATCCTCAGGCGGCCCGTGCAGCGGAGGAGCCGCCTCGATGCGAGGGGCGTGATCTATATGCGGAACTGCAGAAGACGGACCCCGAGGCGGCGGCCGAGGCTGAGCGGACCTTTGCCGCGACGCCCAATAATAAGGGCCTTTTCTGGCGGATCGAAAAAGAGGGTGCGGCACCGTCTCATCTGTTCGGCACCATTCACACCACCGATCCTCGCACTCTGACGCTGCCGAAACCTGTCGGAGCAGCGCTCGATGAGGCCGATGTCTTCGTGATGGAAACCGCCGACGCGCGCAGCAAGCTGTCGGCAAGCTTGGCCATGGCCCGGCACCCGAGCCTCTTCGTCTATACCGACGGGAAAAGCGCGTTCGACGAACTGGATGAAGAGCAGGCAAAGGCGTTGCGTGCCGCGCTTGCCAAGCGCGATATCGATCCGTCGACGGCCACCAAGCTGAAGCCCTGGCTGATCGTCGGCATGCTCGCGGCGCCGCCCTGCGAGTTGAAGCGCAAAGCGGCTGGTCTGGAATTTCTGGACAATACACTTGCCGACCGTGCCGAAGAGGATGGCAAGGATATCGAGGGTCTGGAGTCCATGGTCGACCAGATGCGAGCCCTCGCCGACATGCCGATGGAAAGTCATCTCGACAGTCTCGCCAATGCGGCGGAGATGGACGACTATGCGGCGGATATGGTCGAGACACTCACCATCCGCTACCTCAACGAGGACACGGGGCTGGTCATGCCGGCGCTCGAGGCGATCGGCGAAAACATTCAGGGTCCTCTCAGTGCGGAGCAACAGGCGGCGGCTGCCGCTTTCGAGAAGAACGTCCTGACAGGACGAAATCATACGATGGCCGACGCGGCGGAGCCGCTGCTCGCTGACGGCAATGCGTTCATCGCCATCGGTGCGCTTCATCTGCCGGGGAGAGAAGGCGTTGTCGCGTTGCTTCGCGATGCGGGCTGGACTGTCACTCGTGTGCCGCTCGACACCACGAATTAA
- the rimM gene encoding ribosome maturation factor RimM (Essential for efficient processing of 16S rRNA) has product MAHEEEHVIVARVGAAHGIRGEVRIKSFTEEPAGFSSYGPLFAQDGRTFMIESVRPQKEMMIARLKGITSREQAEALNGLELSVPRSALGETDDADEFFLADLVGLTVTDSEDRALGTVVAVHDFGAGDILEIRFDDRGIEMVAFTRETVPTVDLEKGRLTFIAPMEVSERNAETDGR; this is encoded by the coding sequence GTGGCTCATGAAGAAGAACATGTGATCGTGGCGCGGGTCGGCGCGGCACACGGCATACGAGGCGAAGTTCGGATCAAGAGCTTCACAGAGGAACCGGCTGGCTTTTCGAGCTATGGCCCGCTCTTTGCGCAAGACGGCCGGACATTCATGATCGAAAGTGTCAGGCCTCAGAAAGAGATGATGATCGCCCGCCTGAAAGGCATAACGAGCCGGGAGCAGGCCGAGGCCCTGAACGGTCTGGAGCTCTCGGTGCCCCGAAGCGCGCTTGGTGAGACCGACGACGCCGATGAATTCTTCCTGGCCGATCTTGTCGGTTTGACGGTTACCGATTCTGAAGATCGCGCGCTCGGTACGGTCGTCGCCGTCCATGATTTCGGTGCCGGTGACATTCTCGAAATCCGTTTCGACGATCGCGGGATCGAGATGGTCGCCTTTACACGGGAGACCGTGCCGACCGTGGATCTGGAGAAAGGCCGATTGACCTTTATAGCGCCGATGGAAGTCTCCGAACGCAATGCCGAAACGGACGGGCGCTGA
- a CDS encoding AEC family transporter — translation MLDIISITGPVFIVIAVGFLAVKSSLMSAEEIRGVGRFVLLIALPALIFHAVASRPMSDVFEPSYMAAYAAGSLLMIAVSYLFSRVVTGLDQSRAAIRSMGMTCPNSGFIGYPIMLILFPEIAAQILALNFIVENVLLVPLLLTMAEQGRNNGESRSIGQSLKATLTRLARTPLMIAIALSVPVSLAGLPMPALVERPLGILADVAVGASLFYVGSMLAIVGKKGMSAKAIPTAIGKLIVHPLILLVAYGAMVALGLTSADEPMLLALLLTGALPAFTVFPILASNYDYGAEAGFALIVMTAASFFTLTLLLILTQDASGSMWGNLF, via the coding sequence ATGCTGGACATCATTTCCATTACCGGGCCGGTCTTCATCGTCATCGCGGTCGGATTTCTGGCGGTCAAATCAAGCCTCATGTCGGCTGAAGAAATCCGCGGGGTCGGCCGGTTCGTTCTTCTCATCGCCCTGCCGGCGCTCATCTTCCATGCCGTGGCAAGCCGACCGATGAGCGACGTCTTCGAGCCGAGTTACATGGCAGCCTATGCCGCAGGTTCGCTTCTTATGATCGCGGTTTCCTACCTGTTCAGCCGCGTAGTCACGGGTCTCGATCAGAGCCGTGCGGCGATCCGTTCCATGGGCATGACCTGCCCCAATAGCGGCTTTATTGGCTACCCGATCATGCTGATCCTGTTTCCGGAAATCGCGGCTCAGATTCTCGCACTCAATTTCATCGTGGAGAACGTTCTGCTGGTTCCCCTTCTTCTGACGATGGCCGAGCAGGGTCGGAACAACGGAGAGAGCCGTTCGATAGGGCAAAGCTTGAAAGCGACGCTAACGAGACTGGCGCGTACGCCCCTGATGATCGCCATCGCGCTTTCGGTGCCTGTCTCGCTGGCCGGACTGCCAATGCCGGCCCTCGTCGAGCGCCCTTTGGGCATCCTGGCGGACGTGGCGGTCGGCGCGTCCCTCTTCTACGTCGGCTCAATGCTGGCCATTGTCGGGAAAAAGGGCATGAGCGCGAAGGCCATACCGACGGCCATCGGCAAGCTGATCGTCCATCCGCTGATCCTGCTCGTTGCCTATGGTGCGATGGTCGCTCTGGGTCTGACGAGTGCGGATGAGCCGATGCTCCTCGCCCTTCTTCTCACCGGCGCCCTTCCGGCCTTCACCGTCTTTCCCATACTCGCGAGCAATTACGACTACGGGGCAGAAGCCGGCTTTGCCCTTATCGTGATGACGGCCGCGTCGTTCTTTACGCTGACGCTTCTTCTGATACTGACGCAGGACGCTTCAGGATCAATGTGGGGCAATCTGTTCTAA
- a CDS encoding tyrosine recombinase XerC, which yields MSEDDSILTFATPELLAARSEWLKSLAEERRVAELTINAYERDTRQFLAFLTAYHGEPSSFTLLKALKPTDFRAFLANRRKNGTGARSLGRNLSGIRSLLKFLERHGHASSAAATAAKTPRKKRSLPKPLSIDEAQQIVSLDEQIEEDAWIAARNAAVLTLLYGCGLRISEALGLSGDALTDSRQTTLRIKGKGGKTRIVPLLPAAFDAVAAYRKLCPYDLSSDAPLFRGARGGALNPGVLQRDMQKLRRTLGLPESATPHALRHSFATHLLSAGGDLRTIQELLGHASLSTTQLYTEVETARLMQIYDSAHPRGRVTAE from the coding sequence ATGAGCGAAGATGATTCGATCCTGACCTTTGCGACGCCAGAGCTTCTGGCCGCGCGATCCGAATGGTTGAAGAGCCTAGCGGAAGAGCGCCGCGTGGCAGAACTCACCATCAATGCCTATGAGCGCGATACCCGGCAGTTTCTGGCCTTTTTAACCGCCTATCATGGGGAGCCTTCCAGCTTTACACTGCTGAAAGCACTCAAGCCGACCGATTTTCGTGCTTTTCTGGCCAATCGAAGAAAGAACGGAACCGGGGCGCGCTCCCTCGGTCGCAATCTTTCAGGTATACGGTCCCTGCTGAAGTTTCTGGAGCGGCACGGCCACGCCTCTTCCGCTGCCGCTACAGCGGCGAAGACGCCGAGAAAGAAACGCAGCCTGCCGAAACCGCTCTCCATCGACGAAGCCCAGCAGATCGTTTCGCTGGACGAACAGATCGAGGAGGATGCATGGATTGCTGCACGAAATGCGGCCGTGCTTACATTGCTCTATGGCTGTGGTCTCCGCATCTCCGAGGCGCTCGGCCTTTCCGGCGACGCGCTGACCGATAGCCGACAGACGACACTTCGGATCAAGGGCAAGGGCGGCAAGACGCGGATCGTGCCGCTTCTGCCGGCGGCCTTCGACGCTGTTGCCGCCTACCGCAAGCTCTGCCCCTATGATCTTTCATCCGACGCGCCCCTTTTTCGCGGAGCGCGGGGAGGGGCGTTGAATCCGGGCGTCCTGCAACGGGACATGCAGAAGCTCCGGCGAACGCTTGGCCTGCCGGAAAGTGCAACGCCGCATGCGCTGCGCCATTCCTTTGCGACGCATCTGCTCTCGGCCGGTGGCGATCTTCGAACCATTCAGGAATTGCTCGGACATGCCAGCCTTTCCACGACACAGCTCTATACCGAGGTGGAAACGGCGCGCCTGATGCAGATTTACGATAGCGCCCATCCGAGGGGTCGCGTGACGGCTGAATAA
- a CDS encoding OsmC family protein has translation MKRHATAIWQGALSDGSGTLDTQSGALSSHGYSFKSRFEDENGKSGTNPEELLAAAHAGCFAMQLSHMLAENGTPADKLQAESVVTVEQEGEGFAVKSSKIILEGQVPGIEDDKFQALATKAKESCPLSKALSSIEITLDAKLV, from the coding sequence ATGAAACGTCATGCAACAGCAATTTGGCAGGGTGCACTTTCCGATGGCAGCGGCACACTCGACACGCAGTCGGGCGCGCTTTCCAGCCATGGCTATTCCTTCAAATCCCGTTTCGAGGATGAAAACGGCAAGTCGGGCACCAACCCTGAGGAATTGCTGGCTGCCGCTCACGCCGGCTGCTTTGCGATGCAGCTCTCCCACATGCTGGCGGAAAACGGCACGCCCGCCGACAAGCTGCAGGCCGAAAGCGTGGTGACTGTCGAACAGGAAGGTGAAGGTTTCGCGGTGAAATCGTCGAAGATCATCCTCGAAGGCCAGGTTCCCGGCATCGAAGACGACAAGTTCCAGGCGCTCGCCACGAAGGCGAAAGAGAGCTGCCCGCTCTCCAAGGCGCTCTCTTCGATCGAGATCACCCTCGACGCCAAACTCGTCTGA